In the genome of Neofelis nebulosa isolate mNeoNeb1 chromosome 8, mNeoNeb1.pri, whole genome shotgun sequence, one region contains:
- the KCNA6 gene encoding potassium voltage-gated channel subfamily A member 6 translates to MRSEKSLTLAAPGEVRGPEGEQQDTGDFPEAGGGGGCCSSERLVINISGLRFETQLRTLSLFPDTLLGDPGRRVRFFDPLRNEYFFDRNRPSFDAILYYYQSGGRLRRPVNVPLDIFLEEIRFYQLGDEALAAFREDEGCLPEGGEDEKPLPSQPFQRQVWLLFEYPESSGPARGIAIVSVLVILISIVIFCLETLPQFRADGRGGSNGVSRDSPISRGSQEEEEDEDDSYTFHPGIPPGGMMAGGSSSLSTLGGSFFTDPFFLVETLCIVWFTFELLVRFSACPSKPAFFRNIMNIIDLVAIFPYFITLGTELVQQQEQQSASGGGGQNGQQAMSLAILRVIRLVRVFRIFKLSRHSKGLQILGKTLQASMRELGLLIFFLFIGVILFSSAVYFAEADDDDSLFPSIPDAFWWAVVTMTTVGYGDMYPMTVGGKIVGSLCAIAGVLTIALPVPVIVSNFNYFYHRETEQEEQGQYTHVTCGQPAPDLKAADSGLGKPEFSETTRERRPSYLPPPHRAYAEKRMLTEV, encoded by the coding sequence ATGAGGTCGGAGAAATCCCTCACGCTGGCGGCGCCGGGGGAGGTCCGTGGGCCGGAGGGGGAGCAACAGGACACGGGAGACTTCCCGGaggccggcgggggcgggggctgctgTAGTAGCGAGCGGCTGGTGATCAATATCTCCGGGCTGCGCTTCGAGACCCAACTGCGCACCCTGTCGCTGTTCCCCGACACGCTGCTGGGAGACCCTGGTCGCCGCGTCCGCTTCTTCGACCCCCTGAGGAACGAGTACTTCTTTGATCGCAACCGGCCGAGCTTCGACGCCATCCTCTACTACTACCAGTCCGGGGGCCGCCTGCGGAGGCCGGTCAACGTGCCCCTGGACATCTTCTTGGAGGAGATCCGCTTCTACCAACTGGGGGATGAAGCCCTGGCGGCCTTCCGGGAGGACGAGGGCTGCCTGCCAGAAGGTGGCGAGGACGAGAAGCCACTGCCCTCCCAGCCCTTCCAGCGCCAGGTGTGGCTGCTCTTCGAGTACCCTGAGAGCTCGGGCCCCGCCAGAGGCATCGCCATCGTCTCCGTGTTGGTCATCCTCATCTCCATCGTCATCTTTTGCCTGGAGACCTTGCCCCAGTTCCGTGCAGATGGTCGAGGTGGAAGCAATGGCGTGAGCAGAGACTCCCCAATTTCCAGGGGTagtcaggaggaagaggaagatgaagatGATTCCTACACTTTTCATCCTGGCATCCCGCCGGGGGGAATGATGGCAGGGGGCTCATCCTCACTCAGTACTCTTGGAGGCTCTTTCTTTACTGACCCCTTCTTTCTGGTGGAGACCTTGTGCATAGTTTGGTTCACTTTTGAGCTCCTGGTTCGCTTTTCTGCCTGCCCTAGCAAGCCAGCCTTCTTCCGCAACATCATGAACATCATTGACTTGGTGGCCATCTTCCCCTACTTCATCACCCTGGGCACTGAGCTGgtgcagcagcaggagcagcagtcAGCCAGTGGAGGGGGTGGCCAGAATGGGCAGCAGGCCATGTCCCTGGCCATCCTCAGGGTGATCCGCCTGGTCCGGGTGTTCCGCATCTTCAAGCTGTCCCGCCACTCCAAGGGGCTGCAGATCCTGGGCAAGACCTTGCAGGCCTCCATGCGGGAGCTGGGTCTgctcatcttcttcctcttcatcgGGGTCATCCTCTTCTCCAGTGCCGTCTACTTCGCAGAGGCTGATGATGATGATTCACTCTTTCCCAGCATCCCGGATGCCTTCTGGTGGGCAGTGGTTACAATGACCACGGTAGGCTACGGAGACATGTACCCCATGACGGTGGGGGGCAAGATCGTGGGCTCGCTGTGTGCCATCGCTGGGGTCCTCACCATCGCCCTGCCTGTGCCGGTCATTGTCTCCAACTTCAACTACTTCTACCACCGGGAGACGGAGCAGGAGGAGCAAGGCCAGTATACCCATGTCACTTGTGGGCAGCCTGCACCAGACCTGAAGGCAGCTGACAGTGGACTTGGCAAGCCTGAGTTCTCTGAGACCACTCGGGAACGGAGACCCAGCTACCTTCCCCCTCCGCATCGGGCATATGCAGAGAAAAGGATGCTCACTGAGGTTTGA